A part of Myxococcus landrumus genomic DNA contains:
- a CDS encoding protein kinase domain-containing protein produces the protein MSTVRYLSLGPLLSGAGSRAFLGLALEDGLPPRPVVLIWAPQEVVQSPELTAKLTRETGRALVFEHPNILRVHSLAAQDGGLARVTEFADGEPLRRVLEASPKLPPPLAALVAADAATGLHYAHMAGNDDGTPLVHGDVRPETLMLSFSGLTKVTGYGALSVAPRERDGKRVKNRRAYSAPEQLLGGREAVNVQSDVFLLGLVLHECLSGKMPFKDNADPDKATLTRTLPTMSQDVPLKLDAVVRKATAKRAYDRYPSAHAFREAIVEAVGTLPAHTLLADYLAKLFPPENEARAARRRVIEAGIADVLQKVGVPPPAVAEFLVSGALPPSAIPKAWPAMQGQLSILAAISGGASGVHVAEVNEAAAPTAAAPAPQGATSAAPAAPVAGVQGVSAEAASATPAPGSPATPANDASATASSTAPTPDASGTGTSAPPAPGASGTAVSAASAPGANSSAVSAASGAQTPGTNFSAASGAPAAGTGASAAATAPGTVASSAAVTAQTSPANVSSAASPMSPASGAPPVAVPPAAGSPRKSSRAWVAVVGVGAVLALAGAAVIVQRLPSRIEAELEDAGPASVASASALPDAGAASDAGTDAGAEAIATGYLDLTVDPRVDVSYSGGFLGRTPLSVALPAGRHVVTLSNSVLGIQIARTFTITAGGRNAQQIYLNKAFVNVRAPKDAIVTLDGRLIGAAPVDEQDVYEGTHQLLVIANGARWQKTFKVEGGQRISFDVDFEAPPEE, from the coding sequence ATGAGCACCGTGCGTTACCTGTCACTGGGTCCCCTGCTCTCCGGAGCGGGCTCGCGAGCCTTCCTGGGGCTCGCGCTGGAGGATGGACTCCCCCCTCGACCTGTCGTTCTCATCTGGGCACCGCAAGAGGTGGTTCAGAGTCCGGAGCTGACGGCGAAGCTGACGCGAGAGACGGGCCGCGCGCTCGTCTTCGAGCATCCCAACATCCTCCGCGTGCACAGCCTGGCGGCCCAGGACGGGGGCCTCGCGCGTGTCACCGAGTTCGCCGATGGCGAGCCCCTGCGCCGTGTGCTGGAGGCCAGCCCCAAGCTGCCGCCTCCGCTGGCCGCGCTGGTCGCCGCTGATGCCGCCACCGGATTGCATTACGCCCACATGGCGGGCAACGACGACGGCACGCCGTTGGTGCACGGTGACGTGCGCCCCGAGACGCTGATGCTGTCCTTCAGCGGCTTGACGAAGGTGACGGGCTACGGCGCGTTGAGCGTGGCGCCTCGGGAGCGCGACGGCAAGCGCGTGAAGAACCGGCGCGCGTACAGTGCGCCGGAGCAACTGCTGGGTGGACGCGAGGCCGTCAACGTCCAGTCCGACGTGTTCCTGTTGGGGCTGGTGCTGCACGAGTGCCTGTCCGGGAAGATGCCCTTCAAGGACAACGCGGACCCCGACAAGGCGACGCTCACGCGCACGCTGCCGACCATGTCGCAGGACGTGCCGCTCAAGCTGGACGCGGTGGTCCGCAAGGCGACCGCGAAGCGCGCGTATGACCGGTACCCCTCCGCGCATGCGTTCCGCGAGGCCATCGTCGAGGCCGTGGGCACCCTGCCCGCCCACACGCTGCTGGCGGACTACCTGGCCAAGCTGTTCCCACCCGAGAACGAGGCCCGCGCCGCGCGCCGCCGCGTGATTGAAGCAGGCATCGCGGACGTGTTGCAGAAGGTCGGTGTCCCGCCTCCCGCCGTGGCGGAGTTCCTGGTCTCGGGCGCCCTGCCCCCGTCCGCGATTCCCAAGGCGTGGCCCGCGATGCAGGGACAGCTCTCCATCCTCGCGGCCATCTCGGGTGGCGCCAGCGGCGTTCACGTCGCCGAGGTGAATGAGGCCGCGGCTCCCACGGCGGCGGCACCTGCCCCTCAGGGGGCGACGAGCGCGGCCCCTGCTGCGCCGGTGGCTGGCGTCCAAGGTGTGAGCGCCGAGGCCGCGTCCGCGACGCCTGCTCCTGGCTCACCGGCGACGCCTGCGAATGACGCGAGCGCCACGGCCTCGTCGACTGCGCCGACGCCCGACGCGAGCGGCACGGGCACCTCCGCACCGCCTGCGCCTGGCGCGAGCGGCACGGCGGTCTCCGCGGCCTCCGCTCCTGGTGCGAACTCCTCGGCGGTCTCCGCGGCCTCCGGGGCGCAAACTCCTGGCACGAACTTCTCGGCGGCCTCCGGGGCGCCGGCTGCTGGCACAGGGGCCTCGGCTGCGGCGACTGCTCCCGGGACGGTTGCGTCCAGCGCCGCGGTCACAGCCCAGACGTCACCGGCGAATGTCTCTTCCGCCGCGAGCCCGATGTCTCCCGCCAGCGGCGCACCGCCGGTGGCCGTTCCTCCAGCGGCAGGGAGTCCACGAAAGTCTTCGCGGGCCTGGGTCGCCGTCGTGGGCGTGGGCGCGGTGCTCGCACTCGCCGGTGCCGCCGTCATCGTCCAGCGATTGCCTTCGCGTATCGAGGCGGAGCTGGAGGATGCGGGTCCCGCCTCGGTGGCATCCGCCAGCGCGTTGCCTGACGCGGGGGCTGCTTCGGATGCCGGGACGGACGCGGGCGCCGAGGCGATTGCCACTGGCTATCTGGACCTCACCGTCGACCCTCGCGTGGACGTGTCGTACTCCGGTGGGTTCCTCGGACGGACTCCGCTCAGCGTGGCACTGCCCGCGGGCCGCCATGTGGTCACGCTCAGCAACTCCGTGCTGGGCATCCAGATCGCCCGAACCTTCACCATCACCGCGGGCGGGCGCAACGCGCAGCAGATCTACCTCAACAAGGCCTTCGTCAACGTGCGCGCTCCGAAGGACGCCATCGTGACGCTCGACGGACGGCTCATTGGCGCGGCCCCCGTCGACGAACAGGATGTCTACGAGGGAACCCACCAGCTCCTCGTCATCGCCAACGGTGCGCGGTGGCAGAAGACCTTCAAGGTCGAAGGCGGACAGCGCATCTCGTTCGACGTCGACTTCGAGGCCCCCCCAGAGGAGTAG
- a CDS encoding trypsin-like peptidase domain-containing protein has protein sequence MKAGVMRWGLLVVAMLVSSGAHADLARRRDAVVEVVQKVSPAVVYIGTEQEVESRFRRRSPLEEFFGGMGNEPGRQKIEGLGSGVIIDPTGIIVTNDHVIRGASAIHVVLADGRSYEAEVIGSDAGNDVAVLKVAAKEALPIARLGTSSDLMIGETVVAIGSPFGLSKTVTAGVVSATGRTFRADNRVYNDFVQTDAAINPGNSGGPLLNVDGEIIGINTAIFGGGAQGIGFAIPADKVRRIVDELTRFGKMRPSWVGIDTADLTPRIARQLGWDRSYGALVTSVEAGSPAAQAGVRRGDIVAELGGSRIQDAEDFDTRVRGYPARSAFPLALFREGGLRTLQVTPSEFPVRMVESLAWDRLGLKVKDARVGLAVSGIRAGSVAAEAGLDPGDIILRVNNQPVGTAEAFKEALLTARRGRSVLLLVRRGRYGYHVTLPFEQDTGQSL, from the coding sequence ATGAAGGCAGGAGTCATGAGGTGGGGGCTGCTGGTGGTGGCGATGCTGGTGTCCAGCGGAGCCCATGCGGACCTGGCTCGGCGACGCGACGCCGTCGTGGAGGTGGTGCAGAAGGTCTCCCCGGCCGTCGTCTACATCGGCACCGAACAGGAGGTGGAGTCGCGCTTCCGGCGCCGCTCCCCGCTGGAGGAGTTCTTCGGGGGAATGGGCAACGAGCCCGGCCGCCAGAAAATCGAGGGCCTGGGCAGCGGCGTCATCATCGACCCGACCGGCATCATCGTCACCAATGACCACGTCATCCGCGGCGCGTCCGCCATCCACGTCGTGCTCGCGGATGGCCGCTCGTACGAGGCGGAGGTCATCGGCAGCGACGCGGGCAATGACGTGGCCGTGCTCAAGGTCGCCGCGAAGGAAGCCCTGCCCATCGCCAGGCTGGGCACCAGCTCCGACCTGATGATTGGCGAGACGGTGGTGGCCATCGGCAGCCCGTTCGGCCTGAGCAAGACGGTGACAGCGGGCGTGGTCTCCGCCACCGGACGCACCTTCCGCGCGGACAATCGCGTGTACAACGACTTCGTCCAGACGGACGCGGCCATCAACCCGGGCAACTCGGGCGGTCCGCTGCTCAACGTGGATGGCGAAATCATCGGCATCAACACCGCCATCTTCGGCGGCGGCGCCCAGGGCATCGGCTTCGCCATCCCCGCGGACAAGGTGCGCCGCATCGTCGACGAGCTCACCCGCTTCGGGAAGATGCGCCCGTCGTGGGTGGGCATCGACACGGCGGACCTCACGCCGCGCATTGCCCGGCAGTTGGGCTGGGACCGCTCCTATGGCGCGCTGGTGACGTCCGTGGAAGCTGGCAGCCCCGCCGCCCAGGCAGGCGTGCGGCGCGGAGACATCGTCGCGGAGCTGGGGGGCTCCCGCATCCAGGATGCCGAGGACTTCGACACCCGCGTCCGCGGCTACCCCGCCCGCTCCGCCTTCCCGCTCGCGCTCTTCCGGGAGGGCGGCCTGCGCACCCTCCAAGTCACTCCGTCCGAGTTCCCCGTGCGCATGGTCGAGTCACTCGCCTGGGACCGGCTGGGACTCAAAGTGAAGGACGCGCGGGTGGGGTTGGCGGTGTCGGGCATCCGGGCGGGCTCGGTGGCGGCGGAGGCGGGGCTGGACCCCGGCGACATCATTCTTCGAGTGAACAACCAGCCCGTGGGCACGGCCGAGGCGTTCAAGGAAGCGCTGCTCACGGCCCGGCGCGGCCGGAGTGTCTTGTTGCTCGTGAGACGGGGCCGCTACGGTTACCACGTCACCCTGCCCTTCGAGCAGGACACCGGTCAGAGCCTGTAG
- a CDS encoding response regulator gives MSLVLVADDEPAVLEVLSHVVEDLGHEVVRARDGEEALAMARACRPHLVVTDHMMPRLSGVELCRRLKRDAELKAVPVILLSAVLPQGAPEADAFLHKPFEITDFEALIHQSLVDAPRTVPAAGHVPGTPWGQWAARALQGPLEEARRQLRRLEAGAPVDCSVVDALRAQLESMDLVASELARPQGGALPVEPPVVRGAPFGLRLTKGSVS, from the coding sequence ATGAGTCTTGTCCTGGTCGCGGATGATGAGCCCGCGGTGCTGGAAGTCCTCAGTCATGTGGTGGAGGACCTGGGTCACGAAGTGGTGAGGGCGCGGGATGGGGAAGAGGCCCTGGCCATGGCCCGGGCGTGTCGGCCCCACCTGGTGGTGACGGACCACATGATGCCTCGGCTGAGTGGGGTGGAGCTGTGCCGCCGCCTCAAGCGGGACGCGGAGCTCAAGGCCGTGCCCGTCATCCTCTTGAGCGCCGTGCTGCCACAAGGTGCGCCAGAGGCGGACGCCTTCCTGCACAAGCCCTTTGAAATCACGGACTTCGAGGCGCTGATCCACCAGTCCCTGGTGGACGCGCCCAGGACGGTTCCGGCGGCTGGGCACGTTCCCGGGACACCGTGGGGACAGTGGGCGGCGCGAGCGCTTCAGGGGCCGCTGGAGGAGGCGCGGCGGCAACTGCGGCGGCTGGAGGCGGGAGCCCCGGTGGACTGCTCGGTGGTGGATGCGCTTCGGGCGCAGCTCGAGTCGATGGACCTGGTGGCCTCGGAGCTGGCGCGCCCTCAGGGTGGGGCGCTTCCCGTGGAGCCCCCGGTGGTCCGGGGCGCTCCGTTCGGCTTGCGGCTGACGAAGGGCAGCGTGAGCTGA
- a CDS encoding agmatinase family protein gives MATHFDPSAAAQPGSGVFGLPHSPDEAHVVLIPVPFEATTSYGGGTSDGPAAVLDASRQVDLFDVETGRPYERGIAMLPESQELRDWNTRAKERAQVVIDAGGIHSGEAELLAAAKDVNALCDQMNEYVYRTARHWLEQGKRVAAVGGDHSISFGIIRAHAEKYPGLGVLHLDAHADLRVAYEGFTWSHASIMYNVAERIPGVKTLVQVGLRDMSQEEHRYIEDSKGRVHGFFDATLQNKRFDGIPWNRQVDEIVALLPQHVYLSFDIDGLDPVLCPHTGTPVPGGLSFPEAIALLSGVARSGRTIVGFDLTEVAPDPEGGEWDGNVGARLLYKMIGWMLKSQKA, from the coding sequence ATGGCCACCCACTTCGACCCCAGCGCCGCCGCACAGCCGGGTTCCGGCGTCTTCGGACTCCCCCACTCTCCCGACGAGGCGCACGTCGTCCTCATCCCCGTCCCCTTCGAGGCCACCACCAGCTACGGCGGCGGCACGTCCGACGGCCCCGCCGCCGTCCTCGATGCCAGCCGCCAGGTGGACCTCTTCGACGTCGAGACGGGCCGCCCCTACGAGCGCGGCATCGCCATGCTCCCTGAGTCCCAGGAGCTTCGCGACTGGAACACCCGCGCCAAGGAGCGTGCCCAGGTCGTCATCGACGCCGGCGGCATCCACTCCGGCGAGGCGGAGCTGCTCGCCGCCGCCAAGGACGTCAACGCCCTCTGCGACCAGATGAACGAATACGTCTACCGCACCGCCAGGCACTGGCTGGAGCAGGGCAAGCGCGTGGCCGCTGTCGGCGGAGACCACTCCATCTCGTTCGGCATCATTCGCGCCCACGCCGAGAAGTACCCCGGCCTCGGCGTGCTCCACCTGGATGCCCACGCTGACCTGCGCGTCGCCTACGAGGGCTTCACCTGGTCCCACGCCTCCATCATGTACAACGTCGCCGAGCGCATCCCCGGCGTGAAGACGCTGGTCCAGGTCGGCCTGCGCGACATGAGCCAGGAAGAGCACCGCTACATCGAGGACTCGAAGGGCCGCGTCCACGGCTTCTTCGACGCCACCCTCCAGAACAAGCGCTTCGACGGCATCCCCTGGAACCGCCAGGTCGATGAAATCGTCGCCCTGCTGCCCCAGCACGTCTACCTGTCGTTCGACATCGACGGCCTGGACCCCGTGCTCTGCCCCCACACCGGCACGCCCGTGCCCGGCGGCCTGTCCTTCCCGGAGGCCATCGCCCTGCTGTCCGGCGTGGCCCGCTCCGGCCGCACCATCGTCGGCTTCGACCTGACGGAAGTCGCCCCCGACCCCGAGGGCGGCGAGTGGGACGGCAACGTGGGTGCTCGCCTGCTCTACAAGATGATTGGCTGGATGCTGAAGTCCCAGAAGGCCTGA
- a CDS encoding DUF4215 domain-containing protein, with protein MNRIPRKPGLVSLAFVFLVLPFVSACTGAESVTCESGLVCPGSRKCAISGDMCVSKTCGNTLTEAAEECDDGNNTDGDGCTSECFRESCGDGTTQRRIGELCDDGNQVGGDGCSANCRSVEICGNGVTDANTAEECDDGNTVSGDGCSVNCLTEGCGNGVVDRASQERCDDGNREGGDGCSADCSSTESCGNGIIDTIVGEVCDDGNRRPGDGCSADCRSNEQCGNRLLEPALGEVCDDGNRKSGDGCSENCTSTEQCGNGITDTTVGEVCDDGNRDDRDGCSADCRSNEQCGNGLVDSHVGEVCDDGDRDNGDGCSADCHSTERCGNGIIDRVVGEVCDDGNVQGKDECGPDCRSTDRCGNGVLDVGEQCDDGNNVDTDNCLSGCILATCGDGIKNTSQGRAEACDDGNTSDCGTCSHDCTQPQSLNPATGFITVAGFLWDSEIITIGAGSVRYGFEFDTNGYVASFNRRIIIDGIPLPPHETIADRLVEQIQLVADHGTYRLPITASRLAGTSTVKLVARDPGAAGNQLITESVSDSAFVVQSMSGGYGRDCPANKGCVVDDDCAQASPDGSRCSITPGRATGRCQPR; from the coding sequence ATGAATCGAATCCCACGCAAGCCGGGCCTCGTGTCCCTCGCCTTCGTCTTCCTCGTCCTCCCGTTCGTGAGCGCATGCACCGGCGCCGAGAGCGTCACCTGCGAGTCCGGACTGGTGTGCCCCGGGAGCCGGAAATGCGCGATCAGCGGAGACATGTGTGTCTCCAAGACCTGTGGCAACACCCTCACGGAAGCCGCCGAGGAGTGTGACGACGGAAACAACACCGACGGCGACGGCTGCACGTCCGAGTGCTTCCGGGAGTCGTGCGGTGACGGCACGACGCAGCGCCGCATCGGAGAGCTCTGCGACGACGGAAACCAGGTGGGCGGCGATGGGTGTAGCGCGAACTGCCGTTCGGTGGAGATCTGCGGCAATGGCGTCACGGACGCCAACACCGCCGAGGAATGTGACGACGGGAACACCGTGAGCGGCGATGGGTGCAGCGTGAACTGCCTCACCGAAGGCTGTGGCAACGGCGTCGTGGACCGCGCCTCGCAGGAGCGGTGCGACGATGGAAACCGCGAGGGTGGAGATGGCTGTAGCGCGGACTGCTCGTCCACCGAGAGCTGTGGCAATGGAATCATTGACACCATCGTGGGCGAGGTGTGTGACGACGGAAACAGGCGCCCCGGAGATGGGTGCAGCGCGGACTGTCGCTCGAATGAGCAATGTGGGAATCGCCTGCTCGAACCGGCCCTGGGCGAGGTCTGCGACGACGGGAATCGCAAAAGTGGAGATGGCTGCAGCGAGAACTGCACCTCCACCGAGCAATGCGGCAATGGAATCACCGACACCACCGTTGGCGAGGTGTGTGACGATGGGAACAGAGATGACAGAGATGGGTGCAGCGCGGACTGTCGCTCGAACGAGCAGTGTGGAAACGGGTTGGTCGACAGCCACGTAGGCGAGGTCTGTGATGACGGCGACAGGGACAACGGCGACGGGTGCAGCGCCGACTGCCACTCCACTGAACGGTGCGGGAATGGCATCATCGACAGGGTCGTGGGTGAGGTCTGTGATGATGGCAACGTCCAAGGGAAAGACGAGTGCGGGCCGGACTGTCGGTCGACGGATCGCTGCGGGAATGGTGTTCTTGACGTCGGAGAACAATGCGACGACGGCAACAACGTCGACACAGACAACTGTCTTTCAGGCTGCATCCTCGCGACGTGTGGCGACGGCATCAAGAACACGTCCCAGGGGCGCGCCGAAGCCTGCGACGATGGGAACACCAGTGACTGTGGCACATGTAGTCATGACTGCACTCAGCCGCAGTCCTTGAACCCGGCGACGGGATTCATCACGGTGGCTGGATTCCTCTGGGATAGTGAAATCATCACCATCGGAGCAGGCTCCGTTCGATATGGATTCGAATTTGACACAAACGGATACGTCGCATCGTTCAACAGGCGAATCATCATCGATGGCATCCCTCTGCCACCCCATGAAACAATCGCGGACAGGCTCGTTGAACAGATTCAACTCGTGGCAGATCACGGCACCTACCGACTCCCAATCACCGCCTCCCGACTCGCGGGGACCTCCACTGTGAAGCTGGTGGCCAGGGACCCCGGTGCGGCCGGGAATCAACTCATCACCGAATCGGTCTCGGACTCTGCATTCGTGGTCCAATCGATGAGCGGCGGATATGGCCGGGATTGTCCCGCCAACAAGGGCTGCGTCGTGGATGATGACTGCGCGCAGGCGTCACCCGACGGGAGCCGATGCTCGATCACGCCGGGGCGGGCAACCGGACGCTGTCAGCCCCGGTAG
- a CDS encoding serine/threonine-protein kinase has product MKPEPSLSARSPMSVSAPPTGGLGATLGPGGRIQHYELIRPLGSGGMGTVFLARDTRLGRRVAIKLLLTEDAQFAQRFLLEARTTARCSHENIVIIHEVGEVQGSPYMVLEYLQGQPLNKLLKASPRLPPPRAVELMSPVLRALSCAHAHKIVHRDLKPENIIVTDSGTIKVLDFGIAKVIQSDEQRGEMSPRSLLEGLRLLPTPGQPGDSFHLTRQGALMGTLAYMSPEQWGNGIPVDHRTDIWAVGIILFRMLTGRHPLEPLRGPQLMVTAALDEPMPLIRSVVPDVPVELASAVDRCLLKHKDQRFPDAVAVLRALEPFLPGRYMPDAGLDESPYAGLGSFQESDSARFFGRARETAALVNRLQDQPLVAVVGPSGAGKSSFVRAGVLPVLKRSGVPWESLIIRPGRDPLGALATMVAPLVTSSPTLEEDLRKQQQIAEHLRKQPGYVGAVLRARARRERRRIVLFIDQFEELYTLVPDVRERRAFTACLSGIADDATSPIRVVLSVRSDFLDRVQEDERFMSELAPGLFFLTTPQKEGLRDALVQPAEMAGYRFESPAMVDQMIQHLETTPGALPLLQFAAMRLWEARDPSRRLLTESAYQQLGGIAGALATHADSVLAGMSPQERALARAAFLRLVTPERTRAIVSLEELRELTRDGDELQRIIDSLVQARLLVIQTGQGTTGSSVELVHESLISGWPTLKRWLDEGQEDAAFLEQLRSAARQWQAKARDSGLLWRGEMADEARRFQRRFRGELPATQKAFLDAVSAQATRLARLKKTFILGAVVMLTLLFTAAAVALVFIREAKQEAEHQAVIALRAEATARNAEFLARRSAAEAEERLAEVRAKEVDRQEAQLRAEEASAAVEAANSTLMLRNNELIDALKRARWARFHANQATVRAEQSAQVARQARAQAEKLLQREQERALRLQSALGSPFIENLK; this is encoded by the coding sequence ATGAAGCCAGAGCCCTCGTTGTCCGCCCGCAGTCCGATGTCCGTCAGCGCGCCGCCCACCGGTGGCCTGGGAGCCACCCTGGGTCCTGGCGGACGCATCCAGCATTACGAGCTCATCCGTCCGCTCGGCAGCGGCGGCATGGGGACCGTCTTCCTCGCGCGAGACACCCGCCTGGGACGCCGCGTCGCCATCAAGCTGCTGCTCACGGAGGACGCGCAGTTCGCCCAGCGCTTCCTGCTCGAGGCCCGCACCACCGCGCGCTGCAGCCACGAGAACATCGTCATCATCCACGAGGTGGGCGAGGTCCAGGGCAGCCCCTACATGGTGCTGGAGTACCTGCAGGGCCAGCCGCTCAACAAGCTGCTCAAGGCCAGCCCCCGGCTTCCGCCTCCGCGCGCCGTGGAGTTGATGAGCCCGGTCCTCCGCGCCCTCTCCTGCGCGCACGCGCACAAAATCGTCCACCGGGACCTCAAGCCCGAGAACATCATCGTGACGGACTCGGGCACCATCAAGGTGCTGGACTTCGGCATCGCCAAGGTCATCCAGAGCGACGAGCAGCGCGGTGAGATGTCTCCTCGCTCGCTGCTGGAGGGGCTGCGCCTCCTGCCGACCCCGGGCCAGCCAGGGGACTCCTTCCACCTCACGCGCCAGGGCGCGCTGATGGGCACGCTGGCGTACATGTCCCCGGAGCAGTGGGGCAACGGCATCCCCGTGGATCACCGCACGGACATCTGGGCGGTGGGCATCATCCTGTTCCGGATGCTCACGGGCCGCCACCCGCTGGAGCCCCTGCGGGGTCCCCAGTTGATGGTCACCGCGGCGCTCGATGAGCCCATGCCCTTGATTCGCTCCGTGGTCCCGGATGTCCCCGTGGAGCTCGCGTCCGCCGTCGACCGGTGCCTGCTCAAGCACAAGGACCAGCGCTTCCCGGATGCCGTCGCCGTGCTGCGTGCGCTGGAGCCCTTCCTGCCGGGCCGCTACATGCCCGATGCCGGGTTGGATGAGAGCCCGTATGCGGGGCTTGGCTCGTTCCAGGAGTCCGACTCGGCCCGGTTCTTTGGCCGGGCGCGTGAGACGGCCGCGCTGGTCAACCGGCTTCAGGATCAACCGCTGGTGGCGGTCGTCGGCCCTTCTGGCGCGGGCAAGTCCTCGTTCGTTCGCGCGGGGGTGCTGCCCGTGCTCAAGCGCTCCGGAGTGCCCTGGGAGTCGCTCATCATCCGCCCGGGGAGAGACCCGCTGGGCGCGCTGGCCACCATGGTGGCGCCGCTCGTCACTTCGTCTCCGACGCTCGAGGAGGACTTGCGCAAGCAGCAGCAGATCGCCGAGCACCTGCGCAAGCAGCCTGGCTACGTCGGCGCCGTCCTGCGGGCCCGTGCACGTCGTGAGCGCCGGCGAATCGTGCTGTTCATCGACCAGTTCGAGGAGCTCTACACGCTGGTGCCGGATGTCCGCGAGCGGCGCGCGTTCACCGCGTGCCTCTCGGGCATCGCGGACGACGCCACGTCTCCGATTCGCGTCGTGCTCTCCGTGCGCTCCGACTTCCTGGACCGCGTGCAGGAGGATGAGCGCTTCATGTCGGAGCTTGCTCCGGGGCTCTTTTTCCTGACGACGCCGCAGAAGGAAGGGCTTCGCGATGCGCTGGTGCAGCCCGCGGAGATGGCGGGCTACCGCTTCGAGTCTCCCGCCATGGTCGACCAGATGATTCAACACCTGGAGACGACTCCGGGCGCGCTGCCCCTGCTCCAGTTCGCGGCCATGCGACTCTGGGAGGCGCGGGACCCGTCGCGGAGGCTCCTGACGGAGAGCGCGTATCAGCAATTGGGTGGCATCGCCGGTGCGCTCGCGACACATGCGGACAGCGTGCTGGCGGGGATGTCACCGCAGGAGCGGGCGCTGGCTCGGGCCGCGTTCCTCCGGCTCGTCACCCCGGAGCGCACGCGCGCCATTGTCTCCCTGGAGGAGCTGCGTGAGCTGACCCGGGATGGGGACGAGCTCCAGCGCATCATCGACAGCCTCGTGCAGGCGCGGTTGCTGGTCATCCAGACGGGACAGGGCACCACCGGCTCCTCCGTGGAGCTGGTTCACGAGTCCCTCATCTCGGGCTGGCCCACGCTCAAGCGTTGGCTCGATGAGGGGCAGGAGGACGCGGCCTTCCTGGAGCAACTGCGCAGCGCCGCTCGCCAGTGGCAGGCCAAGGCGCGCGACAGCGGGCTGCTGTGGCGTGGGGAGATGGCGGATGAGGCTCGCCGCTTCCAGCGCCGATTCCGGGGGGAGCTCCCCGCGACGCAGAAGGCGTTCCTCGACGCGGTGTCCGCGCAGGCGACGCGGCTGGCGCGGCTCAAGAAGACGTTCATCCTGGGCGCGGTGGTGATGCTCACGTTGCTCTTCACCGCGGCCGCCGTGGCGCTGGTGTTCATCCGTGAAGCGAAGCAGGAGGCCGAACACCAGGCGGTCATCGCGCTGCGCGCCGAGGCCACGGCCCGCAACGCGGAGTTCCTGGCGCGGCGCTCGGCGGCGGAGGCAGAGGAACGGCTCGCCGAGGTGCGCGCGAAAGAAGTGGACCGGCAGGAGGCACAGCTTCGCGCGGAGGAGGCCAGCGCCGCCGTCGAAGCCGCCAACTCGACGCTGATGCTCAGGAACAACGAGCTCATCGACGCGCTGAAGCGGGCCCGGTGGGCGCGGTTCCACGCCAACCAGGCCACGGTGCGCGCCGAGCAGAGTGCACAGGTGGCTCGGCAGGCTCGGGCGCAGGCGGAGAAGCTCCTCCAGCGCGAGCAGGAGCGCGCGCTGCGGCTTCAGTCCGCCCTGGGCAGCCCCTTCATCGAGAACCTGAAGTGA
- a CDS encoding NAD(P)H-quinone oxidoreductase has product MKVIRITEPGGPEVLEEVDRPEPTAGPGELKVRVRASALNRADLLQIRGHYPAPLDAPPDIPGLEYAGEVVAVGPRTHRFKVGDRVMGLVGGGAWSDVLVTHEREALPIPEGMDFTDAAALPEVYLTAYDALVLQGGMKPGETVLVHAVASGVGSAAALLCQASGARVVGTGRNAAKLARASEWGVAHTVLCESAPPRFADAVRAATGGRGADLCLDLVGGDYVPESMLALTSRGRMVVVGLVAGARTEVNLGLLLTRRLSVTGTVLRSRPLEEKMALTQSAERHLLPLFRSGALRPVVDAVLPKAELRQGLERMARNDLVGKLVLRWE; this is encoded by the coding sequence ATGAAGGTCATCCGAATCACCGAGCCCGGAGGTCCCGAGGTCCTCGAGGAGGTCGACCGCCCCGAGCCCACGGCCGGCCCTGGCGAGCTGAAGGTGCGCGTGCGCGCCTCCGCCCTCAATCGCGCGGACCTCCTGCAGATCCGCGGTCACTACCCCGCCCCGCTCGACGCGCCCCCGGACATCCCCGGTCTGGAGTACGCGGGCGAGGTGGTGGCCGTCGGTCCTCGGACGCACCGCTTCAAGGTGGGAGACCGGGTGATGGGGCTCGTCGGCGGAGGGGCCTGGTCGGACGTGCTCGTCACACACGAGAGAGAGGCGCTGCCCATCCCCGAGGGCATGGACTTCACCGACGCGGCGGCACTGCCGGAGGTCTACCTCACCGCGTACGACGCGCTGGTGCTCCAGGGCGGAATGAAGCCCGGCGAGACGGTGCTGGTGCACGCGGTGGCCAGCGGCGTGGGCTCGGCGGCGGCGCTCTTGTGCCAGGCCTCCGGCGCGCGAGTGGTGGGCACGGGGCGCAACGCGGCGAAGCTGGCGCGGGCCTCGGAATGGGGCGTGGCGCACACGGTGCTTTGTGAGTCCGCTCCTCCCCGGTTCGCGGACGCGGTGCGCGCGGCGACCGGGGGACGCGGCGCGGACCTGTGCCTGGACCTGGTGGGCGGTGACTATGTGCCGGAGTCGATGCTGGCACTGACGTCTCGTGGACGGATGGTGGTGGTGGGCCTGGTCGCCGGAGCACGCACCGAGGTGAACCTGGGACTGCTGCTCACGCGGCGCCTGAGCGTGACGGGCACCGTGCTCCGCAGCCGCCCCCTCGAGGAGAAGATGGCCCTCACCCAGAGCGCCGAGCGCCACCTGCTCCCCCTGTTCCGCTCCGGCGCGCTGCGCCCCGTCGTCGACGCCGTCCTCCCCAAGGCGGAGCTTCGTCAGGGATTGGAGCGGATGGCTCGCAATGACCTGGTGGGAAAGCTGGTCCTCCGCTGGGAGTAG